One genomic segment of Streptomyces sp. RerS4 includes these proteins:
- the pcaB gene encoding 3-carboxy-cis,cis-muconate cycloisomerase — MPGGQGGTGTAGGLRLVGPTGSTGNPAGNPTRNPVDRPNGGPAGAASASGPAVAPDSGLLSPVRAGTPVEAATGDPAWLQAMLDAEAALARAQARLGTLPWPAADAITEAARAERLDLRALALAARETANPVVGLVRALTAVVAADAPEAAEYVHRGSTSQDIFDTGAMLVAFRALALVRDDLERTAKALAALAGEHRDTLIAGRTMALHAVPTTFGLKAAGWLRLVREAEERLTRVQERGLPVALGGAAGTLAGYVQYAVLDAADGPGGLHEPGSYYDRLTAAYAAETGLSRPVLPWHSLRTPLADLAAALAFTAGALGKIAVDVQGMARTEVGEVAEPGGVGRGGSSAMPHKRNPVLSTLIRSAALQVPALAGALTASLVSEDERSAGAWHAEWLLLRECLRLVGGASYTAAELAEGLEVRPERMRANLDLTGGQVVSERVAAVLAPRLGKAAARRLLDGAARTAADEGRPLAEVLAGSAELVGVLDPEAVAALCDPAGYTGAAGALVDRALRP, encoded by the coding sequence ATGCCGGGCGGCCAGGGCGGTACGGGTACCGCGGGCGGCCTGCGCCTCGTGGGCCCGACCGGGTCGACGGGGAACCCGGCCGGGAACCCGACCCGGAATCCGGTCGACCGTCCGAACGGGGGCCCGGCCGGGGCCGCTTCGGCGTCCGGTCCGGCCGTCGCCCCGGACTCGGGGCTGCTGTCGCCGGTCCGGGCCGGTACCCCCGTCGAGGCGGCGACCGGCGACCCGGCCTGGCTCCAGGCCATGCTGGACGCCGAGGCGGCGCTCGCCCGCGCGCAGGCCCGGCTCGGCACCCTGCCCTGGCCGGCCGCCGACGCGATCACGGAGGCGGCCCGCGCCGAACGCCTGGACCTGCGCGCCCTGGCCCTGGCGGCGCGGGAGACCGCGAACCCGGTCGTCGGGCTGGTCCGCGCCCTGACGGCGGTGGTCGCCGCCGACGCCCCCGAGGCCGCCGAGTACGTCCACCGGGGCTCCACCAGCCAGGACATCTTCGACACCGGGGCCATGTTGGTCGCGTTCCGCGCGCTGGCCCTCGTACGGGACGACCTGGAGCGCACCGCGAAGGCGCTGGCCGCCCTCGCCGGGGAGCACCGGGACACCCTGATCGCCGGCCGGACCATGGCCCTGCACGCCGTGCCGACCACCTTCGGGCTGAAGGCGGCGGGCTGGCTGCGGCTGGTCCGGGAGGCCGAGGAGCGGCTGACGCGGGTCCAGGAGCGGGGCCTGCCCGTCGCCCTGGGCGGCGCGGCCGGCACGCTGGCCGGGTACGTGCAGTACGCGGTGCTCGACGCCGCCGACGGCCCCGGCGGCCTGCACGAGCCGGGCTCCTACTACGACCGGCTCACCGCCGCGTACGCCGCCGAGACGGGGCTGTCCCGGCCGGTGCTGCCCTGGCACAGCCTGCGCACCCCGCTCGCGGACCTGGCCGCGGCGCTCGCCTTCACCGCGGGCGCCCTCGGCAAGATCGCCGTGGACGTGCAGGGGATGGCCCGGACCGAGGTCGGCGAGGTCGCCGAGCCGGGCGGCGTCGGGCGGGGCGGTTCGTCCGCCATGCCGCACAAGCGCAACCCGGTGCTGTCCACGCTGATCCGCAGCGCGGCCCTCCAGGTGCCGGCGCTGGCGGGGGCCCTGACGGCCTCCCTGGTGTCGGAGGACGAACGCTCGGCGGGCGCCTGGCACGCCGAGTGGCTGCTGCTGCGCGAGTGCCTGCGCCTGGTCGGCGGGGCCTCTTACACGGCGGCCGAGCTGGCGGAGGGCCTGGAGGTCCGGCCCGAGCGGATGCGCGCCAATCTGGACCTGACCGGCGGTCAGGTCGTCTCCGAGCGGGTCGCGGCCGTCCTCGCGCCCCGCCTGGGCAAGGCCGCCGCCCGGCGGCTGCTGGACGGGGCTGCCCGTACGGCCGCCGACGAGGGCCGGCCGCTGGCCGAGGTCCTCGCCGGCTCCGCCGAACTGGTGGGCGTCCTCGACCCCGAGGCCGTGGCCGCCCTGTGCGACCCGGCCGGGTACACCGGCGCGGCGGGCGCCCTCGTCGACCGGGCGCTGAGGCCCTGA
- a CDS encoding SRPBCC family protein produces the protein MTNIIETSPLFELDARIHVKATPEEVYAVVSDLPRSAEWSPECMGGEWISGEPSQVGSIFRGENLRSEQVVAWAPLVRGTWYTDARVTAAEPGRTFRWMMLTHAQEDQESIWGFDVEADGEGTTLTHHFRMGKATAGIHKIVADLDEDGRKRFVEDWTAKLEKDLDATLLRIRDVIEKG, from the coding sequence ATGACGAACATCATCGAAACCTCCCCGCTTTTCGAACTCGACGCCCGCATTCACGTGAAGGCCACCCCCGAAGAGGTGTACGCGGTCGTCAGCGACCTGCCGCGCAGCGCCGAGTGGAGCCCGGAGTGCATGGGCGGCGAGTGGATCTCGGGTGAGCCCTCGCAGGTGGGCTCCATCTTCCGCGGCGAGAACCTCCGCAGCGAGCAGGTCGTCGCCTGGGCCCCGCTGGTGCGCGGCACCTGGTACACCGACGCGCGGGTCACGGCGGCCGAGCCCGGCCGGACCTTCCGCTGGATGATGCTGACGCACGCGCAGGAGGACCAGGAGAGCATCTGGGGCTTCGACGTCGAGGCCGACGGCGAGGGCACGACGCTCACCCACCACTTCCGCATGGGCAAGGCCACCGCCGGCATCCACAAGATCGTCGCCGACCTGGACGAGGACGGTCGCAAGCGCTTCGTGGAGGACTGGACGGCGAAACTGGAGAAGGACCTCGACGCCACTCTCCTCCGGATCCGGGATGTCATCGAGAAGGGCTGA
- a CDS encoding FAD/NAD(P)-binding protein has product MTSEKSRIELAVIGAGPRGLSVLERLIAAERTAPSREAVVVHVVDPSAPGAGTVWRTAQSRQLLMNTVASQITVFTDHSVRIDGPIEPGPSLYEWAQGLALLGDRETYDEATLAEARRMGPNTYPTRAFYGTYLADCFRRVVEGAPGHVTVHVHRTRAVAMADTHGVPGGPQGVRLEDGVRLNSLDAIVMAQGHVAARLTSREARTASLARIHHLTYLTPANPADLDLSGIQAGQNVLLRGLGLNFFDHMALLTAGRGGEFVREGERLVYRPSGQEPRLYAFSRRGIPYHARGENEKGAHGRYHPRLLTPEFISALKRDARGGTPVTFSADLWPLISREVESVYYATLLARRGRDAVHREAFTEAYLALEPDADPAPLLARHGIAPEDHWDWERLSRPYGDREFTGREDFTAWLLEYLARDVTAAKEGNVNGPVKAALDVLRDLRNEIRLAVDHGGLEGTSHRDDLEGWYTPLNAFLSIGPPASRIEEMAALIEAGVLTVLGPGVQVRIDTTAQLYVAESSVVPGPAIRATALIEARLPEPDLRRTADPLLRHLLDTDQATPYRIEAVQGGSYETGGLAVTERPFHMVDARGRAHPRRFAYGVPTESVHWVTAAGIRPGVDSVTLGDSDAIARAVLALPAVAHVPAGLAPVDAGTDLTGVIV; this is encoded by the coding sequence ATGACATCCGAGAAGAGCCGCATCGAGCTCGCCGTCATCGGCGCCGGGCCGCGCGGGTTATCGGTCCTGGAGCGGCTGATCGCCGCCGAACGGACGGCGCCCTCGCGCGAGGCCGTCGTCGTGCACGTCGTGGACCCGTCCGCCCCCGGCGCGGGGACCGTGTGGCGCACCGCCCAGTCCCGGCAACTGCTGATGAACACCGTCGCCTCGCAGATCACCGTGTTCACGGACCACAGCGTGCGCATCGACGGCCCCATCGAGCCGGGGCCGAGCCTGTACGAGTGGGCGCAGGGCCTCGCGCTGCTCGGCGACCGCGAGACGTACGACGAGGCCACCCTCGCCGAGGCCCGCCGGATGGGCCCCAACACCTACCCGACGCGCGCCTTCTACGGCACCTACCTCGCCGACTGCTTCCGCCGGGTCGTCGAGGGCGCCCCGGGCCACGTCACCGTGCACGTCCACCGCACCCGGGCCGTGGCCATGGCCGACACGCACGGCGTGCCCGGCGGCCCGCAGGGCGTGCGCCTGGAGGACGGGGTCCGGCTGAACTCCCTCGACGCCATCGTGATGGCGCAGGGCCACGTGGCGGCCCGGCTGACCAGCCGGGAGGCCCGGACGGCCAGCCTGGCCCGGATCCACCACCTGACGTACCTCACCCCGGCCAACCCCGCCGACCTCGACCTGAGCGGCATCCAGGCCGGCCAGAACGTCCTGTTGCGCGGTCTCGGCCTGAACTTCTTCGACCACATGGCCCTGCTGACGGCGGGGCGCGGCGGGGAGTTCGTCCGCGAGGGCGAGCGGCTGGTCTACCGGCCGTCGGGGCAGGAGCCCCGGCTGTACGCGTTCTCGCGGCGCGGGATCCCGTACCACGCGCGCGGCGAGAACGAGAAGGGCGCGCACGGGCGTTACCACCCGAGGCTGCTCACCCCGGAGTTCATCTCCGCGCTCAAGCGGGACGCCCGGGGCGGTACCCCCGTCACGTTCAGCGCCGACCTGTGGCCGCTGATCTCCCGTGAGGTCGAGAGCGTCTACTACGCCACCCTGCTGGCGCGGCGCGGACGGGACGCGGTCCACCGCGAGGCGTTCACCGAGGCCTACCTCGCGCTGGAGCCGGACGCCGATCCGGCGCCGTTGCTCGCCCGGCACGGGATCGCGCCCGAGGACCACTGGGACTGGGAGCGGCTGTCGCGGCCGTACGGGGACCGGGAGTTCACCGGCCGCGAGGACTTCACGGCGTGGCTGCTGGAGTACCTGGCGCGCGATGTCACGGCCGCGAAGGAGGGCAACGTCAACGGTCCCGTGAAGGCGGCCCTCGACGTCCTGCGCGACCTGCGCAACGAGATCCGGCTCGCGGTCGACCACGGTGGCCTGGAGGGCACCTCCCACCGCGACGACCTGGAGGGCTGGTACACGCCGCTCAACGCCTTCCTGTCGATCGGTCCGCCGGCCTCCCGCATCGAGGAGATGGCCGCGCTGATCGAGGCGGGCGTGCTGACCGTCCTCGGCCCCGGGGTGCAGGTGCGCATCGACACCACCGCCCAGCTGTACGTGGCGGAGTCCTCGGTGGTGCCCGGCCCGGCGATCCGCGCGACGGCGCTGATCGAGGCCCGGCTGCCGGAGCCGGACCTGCGGCGCACCGCCGACCCGTTGCTGCGTCACCTGCTCGACACCGACCAGGCGACCCCGTACCGCATCGAGGCGGTGCAGGGCGGCAGCTACGAGACCGGTGGACTGGCGGTCACGGAGCGACCGTTCCACATGGTCGACGCGCGAGGCCGGGCGCATCCGAGGCGGTTCGCCTACGGGGTGCCCACGGAGTCCGTGCACTGGGTGACGGCGGCCGGCATCCGGCCGGGCGTGGACTCGGTGACGCTCGGCGACTCGGACGCCATCGCCCGCGCGGTCCTGGCACTGCCCGCGGTCGCGCACGTGCCGGCGGGTCTGGCCCCGGTGGACGCCGGGACCGACCTCACCGGAGTGATCGTCTGA
- a CDS encoding FAD-dependent oxidoreductase: MPDILVVGGGFAGVWAAAGAVRALRAAGREHSVALISPGDDLVLRPRLYEADPHTLRVPLGRVLDPVGVRRTAATVTGIDPAGRRVTALDANGRALTLRYGRLVLASGSRLVRPTLPGAELLFDVDALDSATALDTHLRGLPARPAGPGRYTAVVVGSGFTGLETATELVGRLRALAAPHGAEAEVRVVLLERADTLAPGLGEGPRPVIAGALDTLGVETRLGTSLARVEPDAAVLSDGTRLSARTVVWTGGVRASALTTLLPAPRDPLGRLEVDEFLRVRGVPGVYAAGDTAAARADSGHLTLPSCQYAIPLGKHAGHNAAASLTGAEPLPFAPAPYVTTLDLGDAGAVSTTGWERTVRLTGAEAKTLKRTLTSEWIRPPLDDADELLRQADPAFRTRRPAATA, from the coding sequence GTGCCGGACATCCTCGTCGTCGGCGGGGGCTTCGCCGGCGTATGGGCCGCCGCCGGGGCCGTCCGGGCCCTGCGCGCGGCAGGCAGGGAGCACTCCGTCGCCCTGATCAGCCCCGGTGACGACCTCGTCCTGCGCCCGCGCCTCTACGAAGCCGACCCGCACACCCTGCGCGTCCCGCTCGGCCGCGTCCTCGACCCGGTCGGGGTGCGACGCACCGCCGCGACCGTGACGGGCATCGACCCCGCCGGGCGCCGCGTCACCGCCCTCGACGCGAACGGCCGCGCCCTGACCCTGCGCTACGGCCGGCTCGTCCTGGCCAGCGGCAGCCGCCTGGTACGGCCCACCCTGCCCGGAGCCGAGCTGCTGTTCGACGTGGACGCCCTGGACTCCGCCACCGCCCTCGACACCCACCTGCGCGGTCTGCCCGCCCGTCCGGCGGGGCCCGGCCGGTACACGGCCGTGGTCGTCGGCTCCGGCTTCACCGGCCTGGAGACGGCCACCGAACTCGTCGGCCGCCTGCGCGCGCTCGCCGCCCCGCACGGGGCCGAGGCCGAGGTCCGCGTGGTCCTGCTCGAACGGGCCGACACCCTCGCGCCCGGCCTCGGCGAAGGCCCCCGCCCGGTCATCGCCGGGGCGCTCGACACCCTCGGCGTCGAGACCCGGCTCGGCACCTCGCTCGCCCGGGTCGAACCCGACGCCGCCGTCCTGTCCGACGGAACCCGGCTGTCCGCCCGTACCGTCGTGTGGACCGGCGGGGTCCGCGCGAGCGCGCTCACCACCCTGCTCCCGGCCCCCCGCGACCCGCTGGGGCGCCTGGAGGTCGACGAGTTCCTCCGGGTGCGCGGCGTCCCCGGGGTGTACGCGGCCGGCGACACCGCCGCCGCGCGCGCCGACTCCGGGCACCTCACCCTGCCGAGCTGCCAGTACGCGATCCCGCTCGGCAAACACGCCGGACACAACGCCGCCGCGAGCCTGACGGGCGCCGAACCGCTGCCGTTCGCCCCCGCCCCCTACGTCACCACCCTGGACCTCGGCGACGCCGGCGCCGTGTCCACCACCGGCTGGGAGCGCACCGTACGGCTCACCGGAGCCGAGGCCAAGACCCTCAAGCGGACCCTCACGAGTGAGTGGATCCGTCCCCCGCTGGACGACGCCGACGAACTGCTGCGCCAGGCCGACCCCGCCTTCCGCACCCGCCGCCCGGCCGCCACCGCCTGA
- a CDS encoding nitrate/nitrite transporter yields MKTRRPASGRWIEGWDPENEEQWERSGRRIARRNLVLSVLSEHIGFSVWSMWSVLVLFMSPEIGLGFTPGEKFLLVVVPTLVGAVLRLPYSYAVTRFGGRNWTVFASTVLLVPAVLAFVFVQRPGTPLWVFLLIGATAGAGGANFASSMTNITTFFPQRRQGWALGVNAGGGNLGVAVVQLLGLLVISTVGDTHPAYVAAVYLPLIAVSALLSSLLMDNVDAVRAEPGALREAAANRHTWWISFLYIGTFGSFIGYGFAFGLVLRYEFGSTPLEAASYTFIGPLLGSVSRPLGGKLADRWGGARVTLWSFVALAAGTGGLLLASWAQSFGAFVAAFTVLFVLSGLGNGSTYKLIPAAAAAEAEATITSGGEAAAAFARARRISGATIGIAGAVGALGGVAINLAFRSAYEGGGGSGTIAFACFLGYYALCMAVTWYVYLRPARRTPGVPAPVREPRPAHVR; encoded by the coding sequence ATGAAGACCCGACGACCCGCTTCCGGGCGGTGGATCGAAGGCTGGGACCCGGAGAACGAGGAGCAGTGGGAGCGCTCCGGCCGGCGGATCGCCCGCCGCAACCTGGTGCTGTCGGTCCTCTCCGAGCACATCGGATTCTCCGTCTGGAGCATGTGGTCGGTCCTGGTGCTGTTCATGTCGCCGGAGATCGGCCTCGGTTTCACCCCCGGGGAGAAGTTCCTCCTGGTGGTCGTGCCCACCCTGGTCGGGGCGGTGCTGCGGCTGCCCTACAGCTACGCGGTGACCCGCTTCGGCGGCCGCAACTGGACCGTCTTCGCCTCGACCGTCCTGCTCGTACCGGCCGTGCTCGCCTTCGTCTTCGTCCAGCGGCCCGGGACCCCGCTGTGGGTGTTCCTGCTGATCGGCGCCACGGCCGGGGCGGGCGGGGCGAACTTCGCCTCCTCGATGACGAACATCACCACCTTCTTCCCGCAGCGCCGCCAGGGTTGGGCCCTCGGGGTCAACGCGGGCGGCGGCAACCTCGGGGTCGCGGTGGTGCAACTGCTCGGCCTGCTGGTCATCTCGACCGTCGGGGACACCCACCCCGCGTACGTGGCGGCCGTCTACCTCCCGCTGATCGCGGTCTCGGCGCTGCTCTCGTCCCTGCTGATGGACAACGTCGACGCGGTCCGCGCGGAGCCCGGCGCGCTGCGCGAGGCGGCGGCCAACCGGCACACCTGGTGGATCTCCTTCCTCTACATCGGCACCTTCGGCTCCTTCATCGGCTACGGCTTCGCCTTCGGGCTGGTCCTGCGCTACGAGTTCGGCTCGACGCCGCTGGAGGCGGCCTCGTACACGTTCATCGGCCCGCTGCTGGGCTCGGTGTCGCGTCCGCTGGGCGGGAAGCTGGCCGACCGGTGGGGCGGCGCCCGGGTCACCCTGTGGTCCTTCGTCGCGCTGGCCGCCGGCACCGGGGGGCTGCTGCTGGCCTCGTGGGCGCAGTCCTTCGGGGCGTTCGTCGCCGCCTTCACGGTGCTGTTCGTCCTCAGCGGCCTCGGCAACGGCTCGACGTACAAGCTGATCCCGGCCGCCGCCGCCGCCGAGGCGGAGGCCACCATCACCTCCGGCGGCGAGGCCGCGGCCGCGTTCGCCCGCGCCCGCCGGATCTCCGGCGCCACCATCGGCATCGCCGGGGCGGTCGGGGCCCTCGGCGGGGTCGCCATCAACCTGGCCTTCCGCTCCGCCTACGAGGGCGGGGGCGGGAGCGGCACGATCGCCTTCGCCTGCTTCCTCGGCTACTACGCCCTGTGCATGGCCGTGACCTGGTACGTGTACCTGCGCCCGGCGCGGCGTACGCCCGGCGTCCCGGCGCCGGTTCGGGAACCGAGGCCGGCCCATGTCCGTTGA
- a CDS encoding GNAT family N-acetyltransferase — MTTSVTLRRLPAGDPRIGSDVGPLIRTLRPALDADGFARFSAEAQAQGLEFTAAYDESGRCLGVAGHRALATSRGRVLFVDDLVTDPALRSGGIGERLLDELKSLARALDCVRIELDSGVTNQRAHRFYHRHGLTITALHFAVDTAETP; from the coding sequence ATGACCACGTCCGTGACCCTGCGCCGGCTCCCCGCCGGCGACCCCAGGATCGGCTCCGACGTCGGCCCGCTCATCAGGACCCTGCGGCCGGCGCTCGACGCCGACGGCTTCGCCCGCTTCAGCGCCGAAGCCCAGGCGCAGGGACTGGAGTTCACCGCCGCCTACGACGAGTCGGGCCGCTGCCTGGGCGTGGCCGGCCACCGCGCCCTCGCCACCAGCCGGGGCCGGGTGCTGTTCGTCGACGACCTCGTCACCGATCCCGCCCTGCGCTCCGGCGGCATCGGCGAGCGGCTGCTGGACGAGCTGAAGTCACTGGCCCGCGCCCTGGACTGCGTACGGATCGAGCTGGACTCCGGAGTCACCAACCAACGGGCCCACCGCTTCTACCACCGACACGGACTGACCATCACCGCCCTGCACTTCGCCGTCGACACCGCGGAGACCCCGTAG
- a CDS encoding NADPH:quinone reductase, with protein MRAAYIDELGPPDVIRHGELPPPVPGDDEVLVDVEVTAVNHVDTFVRSGAWRTPVPFPFVIGRDLVGTVVAAGPGAPGFAPGDRVWCNSLGHAGRQGAAAERVAVPVDRLYHLPAGVDAVDAVALAHPAATAHLALFTHGRVRSGETVLVLGAAGNVGSAAVVMAARAGARVIAVASGRDAAYVRSLGASHAVDYRADDVPALIREVAPDGVDLHIDTSGRNDLETAVDLLASRGRIVILAGLRTRPVLPAGALYLQDRSVHGFAISHARASELADAAANINRLLAEGVLKPHATEVLPLSEAGTAHRRLDAGEVRGKLVLRVADPL; from the coding sequence ATGCGAGCTGCCTACATAGATGAACTCGGCCCTCCTGACGTCATCCGCCACGGCGAACTGCCCCCGCCCGTGCCGGGTGACGACGAGGTGCTGGTCGACGTCGAGGTCACGGCCGTCAACCACGTGGACACCTTCGTGCGTTCGGGCGCCTGGCGGACGCCGGTGCCGTTCCCCTTCGTCATCGGGCGCGACCTCGTGGGCACCGTCGTGGCGGCCGGTCCGGGAGCGCCCGGGTTCGCGCCGGGCGACCGGGTGTGGTGCAACAGCCTGGGCCACGCGGGCCGTCAGGGCGCGGCGGCCGAGCGGGTCGCCGTACCCGTGGACCGGCTCTACCACCTGCCGGCGGGCGTCGACGCGGTCGACGCGGTGGCGCTCGCGCACCCGGCGGCCACCGCCCACCTGGCGTTGTTCACGCACGGCCGGGTCCGGTCCGGTGAGACGGTGCTCGTCCTGGGCGCCGCCGGGAACGTGGGCAGCGCGGCGGTGGTGATGGCCGCGCGGGCGGGTGCCCGGGTGATCGCGGTCGCGTCCGGGCGGGACGCGGCGTACGTCCGCTCGCTCGGTGCGAGCCACGCCGTCGACTACCGGGCGGACGACGTGCCCGCGCTGATCCGGGAGGTCGCGCCGGACGGGGTGGACCTGCACATCGACACCTCGGGGCGCAACGACCTGGAGACGGCGGTGGACCTGCTGGCCTCGCGCGGCCGGATCGTCATCCTCGCGGGGCTGCGCACCCGTCCGGTGCTGCCGGCCGGCGCCCTGTACCTCCAGGACCGTTCGGTGCACGGCTTCGCCATCTCCCATGCCCGTGCCTCGGAGCTCGCCGACGCGGCGGCGAACATCAACCGGCTGCTGGCCGAGGGGGTGTTGAAGCCGCACGCGACCGAGGTCCTGCCGCTGAGCGAGGCGGGGACGGCCCACCGTCGGCTCGACGCCGGCGAGGTGCGCGGAAAGCTCGTCCTGCGTGTGGCCGACCCCCTTTGA
- a CDS encoding AMP-binding protein — protein MFLQRIGNKGIRLGTLFDRAAARHPGNFVILDHDLDIAPAFGRRATLTEVAELVAELASRLWSVEVRPGDHVVVHKGDGFDITLLACAIARIGAIPVLLSPKLDGATVAELLRRVGRPFLVTDQEKLENSLPDEVMGLSRKVLLASGDFAGATAFAALAGAPRVPAVSMPADHPTLITHTSGTTGTPKLAVHTGTSFQARYRPQATVVSTAVRRSEPIAVHVSFVHSRMFTAMPIAVLQGHPLIVLRDDDPETVGEIFSQVPPGFIEAHPNTFLRWEVLAEDPRRPLANVKYFSSTFDAIHPRTVNRLLQASARKGRRFAQAYGQSEVGPIAARTYSPKDGADFNGRCMGVPFPGMTGVRVVSRDGNPPDRDNPGWIEVRSDGRIISYLGEHARWEKQVNDGWWRMGDVGYRTKWGCLHLLDREVDEIPGVRSTLEIEDKLFTRVPELVEVIIIPGPDGTAVPVVSTRDDKPLDARAWKSAVADLPPLAEPVQWRLEDLPQTATTKIKRLELARLLGDREATH, from the coding sequence ATGTTTCTCCAGCGCATAGGTAACAAGGGAATTCGCCTCGGCACGCTGTTCGATCGCGCGGCCGCCCGGCACCCCGGCAATTTCGTGATCCTCGATCACGACCTCGACATCGCACCGGCCTTCGGTCGGCGGGCCACGCTGACCGAGGTGGCCGAGCTGGTGGCCGAACTGGCCTCCCGGCTCTGGTCGGTCGAGGTCCGCCCCGGCGACCACGTCGTGGTGCACAAGGGCGACGGCTTCGACATCACGCTCCTGGCCTGCGCCATCGCCCGGATCGGCGCGATCCCGGTGCTGCTGTCGCCCAAGCTCGACGGCGCGACCGTCGCCGAACTGCTGCGCCGGGTGGGGCGGCCCTTCCTGGTGACCGACCAGGAGAAGCTGGAGAACTCGCTGCCGGACGAGGTCATGGGCCTGTCCCGGAAGGTCCTGCTCGCCTCCGGCGACTTCGCCGGCGCGACCGCGTTCGCGGCGCTGGCGGGGGCTCCCCGGGTGCCGGCCGTCAGCATGCCCGCCGACCACCCCACCCTGATCACGCACACCTCCGGCACCACCGGCACCCCGAAGCTCGCCGTGCACACCGGCACGAGCTTCCAGGCCCGCTACCGGCCGCAGGCGACGGTCGTCTCCACGGCCGTGCGGCGCAGCGAACCGATCGCCGTGCACGTGTCGTTCGTCCACTCGCGGATGTTCACGGCGATGCCCATCGCCGTACTCCAGGGACACCCCCTGATCGTGCTGCGCGACGACGACCCGGAGACGGTGGGCGAGATCTTCAGCCAGGTGCCGCCGGGCTTCATCGAGGCGCACCCCAACACGTTCCTGCGCTGGGAGGTGCTCGCCGAGGACCCGCGCCGGCCGCTGGCCAACGTCAAGTACTTCTCCAGCACCTTCGACGCGATCCACCCCCGGACCGTGAACCGGCTGCTCCAGGCCTCCGCCCGCAAGGGCCGCCGCTTCGCCCAGGCCTACGGCCAGAGCGAGGTCGGCCCGATCGCGGCCCGCACGTACTCCCCCAAGGACGGCGCCGACTTCAACGGCCGCTGCATGGGCGTGCCCTTCCCCGGCATGACGGGCGTACGGGTCGTCAGCCGCGACGGCAACCCGCCGGACCGGGACAACCCGGGCTGGATCGAGGTCCGCAGCGACGGCCGGATCATCAGCTACCTCGGCGAGCACGCCCGTTGGGAGAAGCAGGTCAACGACGGCTGGTGGCGCATGGGCGACGTCGGCTACCGCACCAAGTGGGGCTGCCTGCACCTGCTGGACCGGGAGGTCGACGAGATCCCCGGGGTCCGCAGCACCCTGGAGATCGAGGACAAGCTCTTCACCCGCGTGCCCGAACTGGTCGAGGTCATCATCATCCCCGGCCCCGACGGCACCGCCGTCCCCGTCGTGAGCACCCGCGACGACAAGCCGCTCGACGCGCGGGCCTGGAAGTCGGCCGTGGCCGACCTGCCGCCGCTGGCGGAGCCGGTGCAGTGGCGGCTGGAGGACCTTCCGCAGACGGCCACCACCAAGATCAAGCGCCTGGAGCTGGCCCGCCTGCTCGGCGACCGGGAAGCCACCCACTGA